One genomic window of Halorhabdus sp. CBA1104 includes the following:
- a CDS encoding VOC family protein, translated as MPGIVFFGSEQYESIASFYVEAVGATVWLEQSACTILRYDSFLFGFCDRETAETDGVLTFVTETRDGVDTYYERLADRARGPPTVNEEYDIYQFFAEDPEGRTMEFQTFRHDTDPV; from the coding sequence ATGCCAGGGATAGTGTTCTTCGGCTCCGAGCAGTACGAATCGATCGCGTCGTTCTACGTCGAGGCCGTCGGCGCGACGGTCTGGCTCGAACAGTCTGCGTGTACAATTCTTCGGTACGACTCCTTTCTGTTCGGGTTTTGCGACCGCGAGACGGCCGAGACCGATGGCGTGTTGACCTTCGTCACCGAGACGCGGGACGGTGTCGACACTTACTACGAGCGACTCGCCGACCGGGCTCGTGGCCCACCGACGGTAAACGAGGAGTACGACATTTACCAGTTCTTCGCCGAGGACCCCGAGGGACGGACTATGGAGTTCCAGACGTTCCGCCACGATACGGACCCGGTATAG
- a CDS encoding DUF6149 family protein: MKIKQSVKHWAAKQSLTAPVVGDMVADRLVDIHTDFFLDWADEDRREERRERLEALFDATMDTYVVALREGYPEAEAREITHAQANFDFYNHGWTEMMEFPVDEIEAHYDRYADFFDAHGISIDDPLGDFAPAGGLPDAPSTPEKLDDPDHPHAIGGFADDVYVETDDGEVVIGGGEEPEEVDVEKAPGVDPTSVDSEIES, from the coding sequence ATGAAGATCAAGCAAAGTGTCAAACACTGGGCGGCAAAGCAAAGCCTGACGGCACCAGTCGTCGGCGACATGGTGGCCGACCGTCTCGTCGATATTCATACCGATTTCTTCTTAGACTGGGCCGACGAGGACCGCCGCGAAGAACGTCGCGAGCGCCTCGAAGCGCTGTTCGACGCGACGATGGACACCTACGTCGTCGCGCTGAGAGAGGGGTATCCGGAGGCCGAGGCCCGCGAAATCACCCACGCCCAGGCCAACTTCGACTTCTACAACCACGGCTGGACCGAAATGATGGAGTTCCCCGTCGACGAGATCGAAGCCCACTACGACCGCTACGCCGACTTCTTCGACGCCCACGGCATCTCGATCGACGATCCCCTCGGCGACTTTGCGCCCGCGGGCGGATTACCCGACGCCCCCTCGACGCCGGAAAAACTCGACGATCCCGACCACCCACACGCGATCGGTGGCTTTGCCGACGACGTGTACGTCGAGACCGACGACGGCGAGGTCGTGATCGGTGGCGGGGAAGAACCCGAGGAAGTCGACGTCGAAAAAGCCCCAGGCGTCGACCCGACTTCCGTCGACAGCGAGATCGAATCCTGA
- a CDS encoding NAD(P)/FAD-dependent oxidoreductase encodes MTTAHVILGDGIAGSSAAETIREAAPDADVTVITEEGEPLYNRILIKEFAKGKLPEAPIAIHEEEWYDERDIDLRLNTRVTSVDTDSQTVETDDGETIAYDKLLVATGGTPIGLPVENSDADGIHHFWTFEDARRIRQHASEAETGVVVGAGLLGIDLAAICGAQGVDAEYLMRGNRWWRYALTLDGAEMIHEALRDLGVTPVFESGIERFEVDDDGHVSGAIDSNGEFHDAEFAAVAVGLDYNTEFLQETPVELDDGIVVDEHMRTNVENVYAAGDLTRYFDVILDERAQNGSWGSAKEQGAVAGQNMVADEPAATFRYVPTYSITHFEFPFLSFGHPTLGDQSAQRTYSDEEWRRLTFKDGRLIGGVLVGDLSQQSAFKRIIRQERPVGDQTDLLLEPEVDLDALAAPAVEQSVVD; translated from the coding sequence ATGACCACGGCCCACGTAATCCTCGGCGATGGCATCGCGGGTAGTTCTGCCGCGGAGACGATCCGCGAGGCTGCTCCCGACGCCGACGTGACTGTCATTACCGAGGAAGGCGAACCCCTCTACAATCGGATCCTCATCAAGGAGTTCGCCAAGGGGAAACTCCCGGAGGCCCCCATCGCGATCCACGAGGAAGAGTGGTACGACGAACGCGACATCGACCTCCGACTCAACACGCGCGTCACGAGCGTCGACACCGATAGCCAGACCGTCGAGACCGACGACGGGGAGACAATCGCCTACGACAAACTCCTCGTGGCGACCGGTGGCACGCCGATCGGACTGCCCGTCGAAAATAGCGACGCCGACGGGATCCATCACTTTTGGACCTTCGAGGACGCGCGTCGCATCCGCCAGCACGCAAGCGAGGCCGAAACTGGCGTCGTCGTCGGGGCCGGACTGCTCGGGATCGACCTCGCGGCGATCTGTGGCGCTCAGGGCGTCGACGCCGAGTATCTCATGCGGGGCAACCGCTGGTGGCGGTACGCGCTCACGCTCGACGGTGCCGAGATGATCCACGAGGCCCTTCGAGACTTAGGCGTGACGCCGGTCTTCGAGAGCGGCATCGAACGCTTCGAAGTCGACGACGACGGACACGTCTCCGGGGCAATCGACTCCAACGGCGAGTTCCACGACGCGGAGTTTGCGGCCGTTGCCGTCGGACTCGATTACAACACCGAGTTTCTCCAGGAGACGCCCGTCGAACTGGACGACGGGATCGTCGTCGACGAGCACATGCGAACGAACGTCGAGAACGTCTATGCAGCCGGCGATCTCACACGGTACTTCGACGTCATTCTCGACGAGCGCGCGCAGAATGGCTCCTGGGGCAGCGCTAAAGAGCAGGGTGCCGTCGCCGGCCAGAACATGGTCGCCGACGAGCCTGCAGCGACGTTCCGGTACGTGCCGACGTACTCGATCACGCACTTTGAGTTCCCCTTTCTCTCCTTTGGGCACCCGACGCTTGGCGACCAGTCCGCCCAGCGCACGTACAGCGACGAGGAGTGGCGCCGACTCACGTTCAAAGACGGGCGGCTGATCGGTGGCGTCCTGGTCGGCGATCTCTCTCAACAGAGTGCATTCAAACGCATCATCCGTCAGGAACGGCCCGTCGGCGACCAGACGGACCTGCTTCTCGAACCCGAGGTCGATCTGGACGCTCTGGCTGCCCCTGCGGTCGAACAGTCGGTCGTCGATTGA
- a CDS encoding DUF5815 family protein, translating into MTSPRVPGAGDRFELPCGESVGLSTLDMGMREFDCDCGDTHAVVMDVHPPGRFLPEFLVDVLRETVETTDEADQLGTVHLMGIVLEEFPDAVLAKDVEDDGDIGCGLVWVTDFDSRRLHEIVVELVVELMEHAVSHADDEAAIDAFETEMAEFDVGEFVETYRHQRDFEGEYDSAA; encoded by the coding sequence ATGACATCGCCTCGCGTTCCCGGTGCGGGTGACCGTTTCGAACTCCCTTGTGGCGAGTCCGTCGGCCTGTCGACACTCGACATGGGCATGCGGGAGTTCGACTGTGACTGTGGTGACACCCACGCCGTGGTCATGGATGTCCACCCGCCCGGTCGCTTCCTCCCGGAGTTTCTCGTCGACGTGCTCAGAGAGACCGTCGAGACGACAGACGAAGCCGACCAGCTGGGCACCGTCCACCTCATGGGCATCGTCTTAGAGGAGTTTCCCGACGCCGTCCTCGCCAAAGACGTCGAAGACGACGGTGACATTGGCTGCGGACTGGTGTGGGTCACTGACTTTGACTCCCGGCGACTCCACGAAATCGTCGTCGAGCTCGTCGTCGAACTGATGGAACACGCCGTCAGCCACGCCGACGACGAGGCCGCGATCGACGCCTTCGAAACCGAAATGGCCGAGTTCGACGTAGGCGAATTCGTCGAGACCTACCGCCACCAGCGGGACTTCGAAGGCGAGTACGACTCGGCAGCGTGA
- a CDS encoding flippase activity-associated protein Agl23, whose amino-acid sequence MQRLHDRPWLRDPRRALALVVVVALTVRLAGLGVRVAHWDEGRVGYWILRTAASGHWEYRPIIHGPFVQHVTRWVIAVAGASDFVMRLPVAILGSLFPLSALLFRTRLQDTETIALGVVLALNPLLLYYSRFMRSDLPLAVFAFVTFGALVAAIDTDRRRYLHLAAIAFALALTTKENAILYPVSWLGAIVMVGVGAAVAARRHGRDPIDPVRSGLAAAMGRVRSWGRTLLLIPLEMLPVLVFFYAPRSPDPDAGLWSALADPSLLPRVVWDATVGSAGAFADLWLAPDMHAHPYAPYLAHFGAVLALAAAATVVFAVVAIRWHPRPLVAFCGWWALSAVVGYPYVADIKAPWLAVHVVVALAIPAAIGLVAVFDRLPTVGLDGHTVATVGLAALLVSSGAFVVGSSALITYQQPPHGLNVVAQGGQPGGDLRPIVEDLQTAAATNEGADVLYYGDIAVANESHNDQPPAASNWYDRLPLPWYTEATGATVTSAADIDSLPADPPPVVIADSTQRDVLHARLPGYSVREEAVLLRPGPVTIGAFGFEYELGGQTYVFFVDRAALATGG is encoded by the coding sequence GTGCAGCGTCTCCATGATCGTCCCTGGCTCAGGGATCCGCGTCGAGCACTCGCCCTCGTCGTCGTGGTCGCGCTCACCGTCAGGCTGGCTGGACTCGGCGTTCGCGTCGCCCACTGGGACGAGGGGCGGGTCGGTTACTGGATTCTCCGGACTGCCGCGAGCGGGCACTGGGAGTATCGCCCGATCATCCACGGGCCGTTCGTCCAGCACGTCACGCGGTGGGTGATCGCGGTCGCTGGCGCGTCGGATTTCGTCATGCGGCTCCCGGTCGCCATCCTTGGGAGCCTCTTCCCGCTGTCGGCACTGCTCTTTCGAACGCGTCTGCAGGATACTGAAACAATCGCGCTCGGTGTCGTGTTGGCTCTCAACCCCCTCCTGCTGTATTACTCGCGGTTCATGCGGAGCGATCTACCCCTGGCTGTCTTCGCGTTCGTTACCTTCGGCGCGCTCGTGGCCGCGATCGATACTGATCGACGGCGCTACCTGCACTTGGCGGCCATCGCCTTCGCGCTGGCGTTGACCACCAAGGAGAACGCGATTCTCTATCCCGTCTCCTGGCTGGGTGCGATCGTGATGGTCGGTGTCGGCGCTGCTGTGGCCGCTCGTCGCCACGGCCGTGATCCGATCGATCCCGTTCGGTCGGGGCTCGCTGCCGCGATGGGACGCGTGCGATCGTGGGGGCGGACGCTACTCCTCATCCCGCTTGAGATGCTCCCCGTTCTCGTGTTTTTCTATGCGCCACGGTCGCCGGACCCCGACGCTGGATTGTGGAGCGCCCTCGCCGACCCGTCGCTCCTCCCGCGGGTTGTGTGGGACGCGACCGTCGGCTCGGCGGGTGCCTTCGCCGACCTCTGGCTCGCGCCGGATATGCACGCCCATCCGTACGCTCCTTATCTGGCGCACTTCGGGGCCGTCCTCGCCCTCGCCGCCGCGGCGACGGTCGTTTTCGCGGTGGTTGCGATTCGCTGGCACCCGCGCCCGCTCGTGGCTTTCTGTGGCTGGTGGGCGCTGTCGGCGGTCGTCGGCTACCCCTATGTCGCTGACATCAAGGCCCCGTGGCTCGCCGTCCACGTCGTCGTCGCGCTGGCGATCCCGGCGGCGATCGGACTCGTTGCCGTCTTCGATCGGCTCCCAACGGTGGGTCTCGACGGCCACACTGTCGCGACTGTTGGGCTCGCAGCGCTGTTGGTCAGCTCGGGGGCGTTCGTCGTCGGCTCCAGTGCCCTCATCACCTACCAGCAACCGCCACACGGACTCAATGTCGTCGCACAAGGTGGCCAGCCGGGCGGCGACCTCCGGCCGATCGTCGAGGATCTCCAGACGGCCGCGGCCACCAACGAGGGGGCCGACGTGCTATACTACGGTGATATCGCCGTCGCCAACGAGTCTCATAACGACCAGCCGCCGGCCGCGAGCAACTGGTACGATCGCCTCCCGCTGCCGTGGTACACCGAGGCGACCGGTGCGACCGTGACCAGCGCGGCCGATATCGATTCGCTGCCGGCCGATCCACCGCCGGTCGTGATCGCCGATAGTACCCAGCGCGATGTGCTCCACGCCCGGCTTCCGGGGTACAGCGTCCGTGAGGAAGCCGTCTTGCTGCGTCCCGGTCCCGTGACGATCGGTGCGTTCGGCTTCGAGTATGAACTCGGCGGCCAGACGTACGTGTTCTTCGTCGACCGGGCTGCACTGGCGACCGGCGGGTAA
- the carB gene encoding carbamoyl-phosphate synthase large subunit codes for MTDDEDPTILLIGSGPIQIGQAAEFDYSGAQACRALQEEGARVVLVNSNPATIMTDPEMADEVYLEPINTEAIAEIIRKEDPDGVIAGLGGQTGLNVTAELAEEGVLEAHDVEVMGTPLDTIYATEDREQFRKRMESIGEPVPASTTIEAIDEVEDAVAAVGGLPVIMRTTYTLGGAGSGVIDDMDELKEATRKGLRLSRDDRVMITESIDGWIELEYEVMRDADDSCIIICNMENLDPMGIHTGESMVVTPSQVIPDDGHQEMRDTALKVIRELEIHGGCNIQFAWRDDGTPGGEYRVVEVNPRVSRSSALASKATGYPIARVTAKVAMGKRLHEIENEITGETTAAFEPAIDYVVTKIPRWPIDKFTDVDFEIGPAMKSTGEAMSIGRTFQESLLKALRSTEYDPAVNWAEIDDEELESEYLVRPSPDRPYAMFEAFERGYSVEEVSALTEIREWYVQRYKRIADAAEAAHDGTLELAAQEGFTNHEVATLAGGGAFEDTHASWLPDRLLDARGVVDEGDEATPQADGGTGAVAVDDVEEAAPPRSFKQVDTCAGEFEATTPYYYSAREPISGLERNEVQVDPDVESVVVVGGGPIRIGQGVEFDYCSVHAVRALEEMGIEAHVVNNNPETVSTDYDTSDGLFFEPITAEEVADVVEETGADGVMVQFGGQTSVDIGHPLEKELDRRGLDCEILGTSVDAMDLAEDRDRFNRLMDELGIAQAEGGSATSEAQALELARDIGYPVLVRPSYVLGGRAMDVVYNDEDLKTYIEEAVRVSPDKPILVDDFLADAVELDVDAVADAAGEGGDVLIGGVMEHVETAGVHSGDSACMIPPRSEEIKAVMPRIREVAEEIARELDAEGLLNVQLAVRDGTVYVLEANPRSSRTVPFISKTTGVPIAQIAAKVMAGTDLADLDIEENQPEQVSVKEVVLPFDRLPGSDPRLGPEMKSTGEVMGTAGSFGKAYQKAQQAVGKAIPLEGTAIVDLPILGFEEHFETLDFADFEDTAAIEQALRDGEIDLVVSRDRDVLEVCVEETITYFSTLESAEAALEAIESADEPLNVQDIDSRPKTARKWGDE; via the coding sequence ATGACGGACGACGAAGATCCAACGATCTTGCTGATCGGGAGCGGCCCAATACAGATCGGACAGGCAGCCGAGTTCGACTATTCGGGGGCACAGGCCTGTCGCGCACTTCAGGAAGAAGGCGCGCGCGTGGTCCTGGTCAACTCCAATCCGGCGACGATCATGACCGATCCGGAGATGGCCGACGAGGTTTACCTCGAACCGATCAACACGGAGGCCATCGCCGAGATCATCCGCAAAGAGGACCCTGACGGCGTTATTGCCGGGCTCGGGGGCCAGACTGGCCTGAACGTCACCGCGGAACTCGCCGAAGAAGGCGTCCTCGAAGCGCACGACGTCGAGGTCATGGGGACGCCCCTGGACACGATTTATGCGACCGAAGACCGCGAGCAGTTCCGAAAGCGCATGGAGTCGATCGGCGAACCGGTCCCAGCCTCGACGACTATCGAGGCCATCGACGAGGTTGAAGACGCCGTTGCGGCGGTCGGCGGTCTGCCAGTCATCATGCGGACGACCTACACACTGGGTGGGGCTGGCTCGGGCGTCATCGACGACATGGACGAGCTCAAGGAGGCCACACGGAAGGGGCTGCGCCTCTCGCGTGACGACCGCGTGATGATCACCGAGTCCATCGACGGCTGGATCGAACTGGAGTACGAGGTGATGCGCGACGCCGATGACTCCTGTATCATCATCTGCAACATGGAGAATCTGGACCCGATGGGCATCCACACCGGGGAGTCGATGGTTGTCACGCCCTCCCAGGTCATTCCGGACGATGGCCACCAGGAAATGCGGGACACGGCACTGAAGGTGATCCGCGAACTGGAGATCCACGGCGGCTGTAACATCCAGTTCGCCTGGCGTGACGACGGCACGCCGGGCGGCGAGTATCGTGTCGTCGAAGTCAACCCGCGCGTCTCACGCTCCTCGGCACTGGCCTCGAAGGCGACCGGCTACCCGATCGCCCGCGTTACTGCAAAGGTCGCGATGGGCAAGCGCCTCCACGAAATCGAAAACGAGATCACCGGCGAGACCACTGCCGCCTTCGAGCCAGCGATCGACTACGTGGTCACGAAGATTCCGCGCTGGCCGATCGACAAGTTCACCGACGTCGACTTCGAGATCGGGCCAGCGATGAAGTCGACCGGCGAGGCGATGTCGATCGGGCGAACCTTCCAGGAGTCACTGCTGAAAGCCCTGCGCTCGACGGAGTACGATCCGGCGGTCAACTGGGCCGAGATCGACGACGAGGAACTCGAATCGGAGTATCTCGTGCGCCCCTCGCCTGATCGTCCCTACGCGATGTTCGAGGCCTTCGAGCGCGGCTACAGCGTCGAGGAGGTGTCGGCACTGACCGAGATCCGCGAGTGGTACGTACAGCGGTACAAACGGATCGCCGACGCCGCCGAGGCCGCCCACGACGGGACTCTCGAACTCGCGGCCCAGGAAGGATTCACGAACCACGAAGTCGCGACGCTGGCTGGCGGCGGGGCCTTCGAGGACACCCACGCCTCCTGGCTGCCTGACCGCTTGCTCGACGCGCGTGGTGTCGTCGACGAGGGCGACGAAGCCACGCCACAGGCCGATGGCGGCACCGGAGCCGTCGCAGTCGACGATGTCGAGGAAGCGGCCCCGCCACGCTCGTTCAAGCAGGTCGACACCTGCGCCGGCGAGTTCGAGGCCACGACGCCGTATTACTACTCGGCTCGTGAACCCATCTCGGGGCTGGAACGCAACGAAGTGCAGGTCGATCCCGACGTCGAGAGCGTCGTCGTCGTCGGTGGCGGTCCCATCCGGATCGGGCAGGGCGTCGAGTTCGACTACTGTTCGGTCCACGCCGTCCGCGCCCTAGAGGAGATGGGCATCGAGGCCCACGTCGTCAACAACAATCCCGAGACGGTCTCGACGGACTACGACACCTCCGACGGATTGTTCTTCGAGCCCATCACTGCCGAGGAAGTCGCCGATGTCGTCGAGGAGACCGGTGCCGACGGCGTGATGGTTCAGTTCGGTGGCCAGACGTCCGTCGACATCGGCCATCCCTTAGAGAAGGAACTCGATCGCCGCGGACTGGACTGTGAGATTCTTGGCACCTCGGTCGATGCGATGGACCTCGCGGAGGACCGTGACCGCTTCAACCGCCTGATGGACGAGCTGGGCATCGCCCAGGCCGAGGGTGGCTCGGCAACCAGCGAAGCACAAGCCCTGGAACTGGCTCGCGACATCGGCTACCCGGTGCTCGTCCGCCCGAGCTACGTGCTTGGCGGCCGTGCGATGGATGTCGTCTACAACGACGAGGACCTGAAAACCTACATCGAGGAGGCCGTTCGGGTCAGCCCGGACAAGCCGATCCTCGTCGACGACTTCCTCGCCGATGCTGTCGAACTCGACGTCGATGCCGTTGCCGACGCTGCCGGCGAGGGCGGAGATGTCCTCATCGGTGGTGTCATGGAACACGTCGAGACGGCTGGGGTCCACTCTGGAGACTCGGCGTGTATGATCCCGCCCCGCAGCGAAGAGATCAAAGCGGTCATGCCGCGCATCCGCGAGGTTGCCGAGGAGATCGCCCGCGAACTCGATGCCGAAGGGCTGCTCAACGTCCAGCTTGCGGTCCGGGACGGGACGGTCTACGTCCTCGAAGCGAACCCGCGTTCCTCGCGGACGGTCCCCTTCATCTCGAAGACGACGGGTGTCCCGATCGCACAGATCGCTGCGAAAGTCATGGCCGGGACCGATCTTGCAGATCTCGACATCGAGGAGAACCAGCCCGAGCAAGTCAGCGTCAAGGAGGTCGTGTTGCCCTTTGACCGTCTGCCGGGATCGGACCCACGCCTCGGTCCGGAGATGAAGTCGACGGGCGAGGTCATGGGCACCGCCGGCTCGTTCGGGAAAGCCTATCAGAAGGCCCAACAGGCGGTTGGCAAGGCAATTCCCCTAGAGGGGACGGCGATCGTCGACCTCCCGATCCTCGGTTTCGAGGAACACTTCGAGACGCTTGACTTTGCGGACTTCGAAGATACGGCGGCCATCGAGCAGGCACTGCGTGACGGCGAGATCGATCTCGTGGTCTCCCGCGACCGGGACGTATTGGAGGTCTGTGTCGAGGAGACGATCACGTACTTCTCGACGCTGGAAAGTGCCGAGGCCGCCCTCGAAGCGATCGAGTCAGCCGACGAACCGCTGAACGTCCAAGATATCGATTCACGGCCCAAAACGGCCCGAAAGTGGGGCGACGAGTGA
- a CDS encoding DUF6232 family protein — MSTDRTEKALRSFLGDDEQLRETWVVDGITRGLSLSVPTLGGAETLGMTDQRLLWLDEELETVALEQVQDLESTSMQPSGAGLLAGLGGLALVFGLLVTPILWLFVDVSAQVALSPIVIGAVLFAAGLAGSRLRDDSDDQPAQHYLQIRTSEATVQVFADDADVDDIRETIAATTEETTTDGMTAEGDATEEQVSEGTTTDEEVSEQT; from the coding sequence ATGAGTACCGACCGAACCGAGAAAGCGCTGCGCTCGTTTCTCGGCGACGACGAGCAACTGCGCGAAACCTGGGTCGTCGACGGAATCACTCGCGGTCTCTCGCTTTCAGTCCCGACACTGGGCGGCGCGGAGACGCTGGGGATGACAGATCAGCGATTGCTCTGGCTCGACGAGGAACTCGAAACCGTCGCTCTCGAGCAGGTCCAGGATCTCGAATCGACGTCGATGCAGCCGTCCGGGGCTGGACTGCTAGCTGGTCTTGGCGGTCTGGCGCTGGTATTTGGCTTGCTGGTGACTCCCATCCTCTGGCTCTTCGTCGACGTGTCGGCCCAGGTGGCGCTGTCTCCGATCGTCATTGGCGCGGTGCTGTTTGCCGCCGGCCTGGCCGGGTCGCGGCTGCGTGACGACAGTGACGATCAGCCGGCCCAACACTACCTCCAGATCAGAACGAGCGAGGCGACCGTCCAGGTGTTCGCTGACGACGCGGACGTCGACGACATTCGTGAGACAATTGCGGCAACCACCGAGGAGACGACTACTGACGGGATGACCGCCGAGGGGGACGCCACCGAGGAACAAGTCAGTGAGGGGACGACCACTGACGAGGAAGTCAGCGAGCAGACCTAG
- the map gene encoding type II methionyl aminopeptidase — translation MSDVDLTAEKYEKHREAGKILAEVRDEAAERVEVGVSHLEVAQWAEDRIRELGGEPAFPVNISVDEEAAHATPSVDDEATFGEELINLDIGVSVDGWLADTAVTVDLAGRDELAEAPAEALDAALDIVQAGVETGEIGAVVEETIEGYGFNPVVNLTGHGLGQYEQHTTPNIPNRAVDQSVSLEAGDVVAIEPFATDGPGKVREGSDEEIFALEREGNVRDRRARQALEQIAEEFKTLPFATRWLDVKRPKMALRRLKQQDIIHGYPVLKEDDGHYVSQKEHTLIVTEDGCDVTTRSR, via the coding sequence ATGAGCGACGTGGACCTGACGGCAGAGAAGTACGAGAAACACCGGGAAGCCGGGAAGATTCTCGCCGAAGTTCGTGACGAAGCAGCCGAGCGCGTCGAGGTCGGTGTCAGCCACCTCGAAGTCGCCCAGTGGGCCGAAGATCGGATCCGCGAACTCGGCGGGGAACCGGCGTTTCCGGTCAATATCAGCGTCGACGAGGAGGCTGCCCATGCGACGCCAAGCGTTGATGACGAGGCGACGTTCGGTGAAGAACTGATCAACCTCGATATCGGTGTCAGTGTGGACGGTTGGCTGGCCGATACGGCCGTGACGGTCGACCTCGCCGGCCGGGACGAACTCGCCGAGGCCCCCGCAGAGGCCCTCGATGCAGCCCTCGATATCGTCCAAGCGGGCGTCGAAACCGGCGAGATCGGGGCCGTCGTCGAGGAAACGATCGAGGGCTACGGCTTCAACCCAGTGGTCAACCTCACGGGCCACGGTCTCGGCCAGTACGAGCAACACACCACACCGAACATCCCCAACCGGGCGGTCGACCAGAGTGTCTCCCTGGAAGCTGGTGACGTGGTGGCGATCGAACCGTTCGCCACCGACGGCCCTGGAAAGGTTCGGGAAGGCAGCGACGAGGAGATCTTCGCGCTCGAACGCGAAGGCAACGTTCGAGACCGGCGGGCCAGACAGGCCTTAGAACAGATCGCCGAGGAGTTCAAGACTCTCCCCTTTGCGACGCGCTGGCTCGACGTCAAGCGGCCCAAGATGGCGCTCCGACGGCTGAAACAGCAAGACATCATCCACGGCTATCCCGTCCTGAAAGAAGACGACGGCCACTACGTCAGCCAGAAAGAACACACCCTCATCGTCACCGAGGATGGGTGTGACGTGACGACGCGTAGCCGATAA
- a CDS encoding alpha/beta fold hydrolase, whose product MGRVRTWLRRNRERLVVWAVVVAMVAVVGITLYFTTPFHGSPESVRAIQDNDAIDSHTVDGDYILEPANATTKAGLVFYPGARVHPDAYLSSLSPLVTEANVTVVVVKLPLNLAILEQGAATGIMDEDIEQWYVGGHSLGGAMACRYAKRNPERVSGVVLFGSYCDQSIAATDLRVLSVAGEADRVLDWTTYEQSIANLPTTATVETIPGINHTQFGSYTGQPGDRPSGTAYAVAHQRLANVTVPWFQDGHTERGT is encoded by the coding sequence ATGGGACGCGTTCGGACGTGGCTGAGACGGAATCGGGAGCGACTAGTCGTCTGGGCAGTCGTCGTCGCGATGGTCGCAGTCGTCGGGATCACACTGTACTTTACGACGCCATTTCACGGGAGTCCCGAGAGCGTCAGGGCAATACAGGACAACGACGCCATCGACTCCCACACCGTCGACGGTGACTACATTCTCGAACCCGCAAACGCAACCACAAAAGCTGGACTGGTGTTTTACCCAGGGGCGCGCGTCCATCCGGATGCGTACCTCTCGTCACTGTCACCGCTGGTCACGGAAGCGAACGTTACAGTCGTTGTCGTCAAACTGCCGTTGAACCTGGCGATTCTCGAACAGGGCGCAGCTACCGGCATAATGGACGAGGACATCGAACAGTGGTACGTCGGCGGCCACTCGCTGGGCGGGGCGATGGCCTGTCGATACGCCAAGCGCAATCCGGAACGCGTCTCGGGGGTCGTGCTGTTCGGTTCCTACTGTGACCAGTCGATCGCGGCGACCGATCTGCGTGTGTTGAGCGTCGCGGGCGAAGCGGACAGGGTGCTCGACTGGACGACCTACGAGCAGAGCATAGCGAATTTACCCACCACCGCAACTGTAGAAACCATTCCGGGCATCAATCACACACAGTTTGGCAGCTACACCGGGCAGCCAGGCGATCGACCGTCAGGAACGGCCTATGCGGTCGCCCACCAGCGGCTGGCAAACGTGACAGTCCCGTGGTTCCAAGACGGCCACACTGAGCGAGGTACGTGA